One window of the Daphnia pulex isolate KAP4 chromosome 8, ASM2113471v1 genome contains the following:
- the LOC124199459 gene encoding enhancer of polycomb homolog 1-like isoform X2 has protein sequence MSTTKLSFRARALDAAKPMAVFMAHELPDLPDFTIINRAVPQMPTGMEKEEETEHHLQRAIVTGLIIPTPEVFQVDEAGCYSRCYPGEWKVPRNLIHMQPFTMEQDIPDYDMDSDDEKWINSQAGKLDITPLQFEEMMDRLEKNSGQTVVTLNEAKSLLKQDNDYIIAVYDYWLNKRLKMLNPLIPQVKTEKFGGTGSSGNPYIAFRRRTEKMQTRKHRKNDEASYEKMLKLRRDLSRALSLLDMIKKREKFKREVVHFGIEVYEKRYQLSDYSGHVINELTSQVKQQPRPNSAPLSTIQSSNVWANAIPPLTGNLPSIQSNRGRSYKDELLIRKERRNYRKRRHKTSTTRGGLASVGVPAPTASTISASVASSTRGMSCFSDGPSASSEDEVESAVVASHSDADEAESDIEKQGPFTFRRKLHCNYLAPTQVSSPYPCYGPEDGGLADKRFRFCLTSLATPQPRCIGLTRRRMGRGGRVVLDRTYSPLEAAWGSVGDMPSPPTASEDLKEDIRTNWRHFRPSSPAEQQMESNCVEPPSSNAVGSVDVSADDNIDHYQSVDSQTLDSLFFDAGLDGFRVPPIEYSPPCVTNSNFNVIGDSTTPSVGKMDLDWWNYFDSVEPEDAANDTSPQEVNGQKSYTSLHMNGVGSPSTATDSPFWKIPKSATLPNNDCSMVNPCLGDLHTAEDKDQNNQTVVDFLLIDSTFAMEVT, from the exons ATGAGCACGACGAAGTTATCGTTTCGTGCCAGGGCTTTGGATGCCGCCAAGCCTATGGCCGTTTTCATGGCCCATGAACTGCCAGATTTACCGGATTTTACGATTATCAATCGTGCAGTCCCTCAAATGCCAACTGGcatggaaaaggaagaagaaacg GAACATCATCTGCAACGTGCCATTGTCACTGGCTTGATAATTCCCACTCCAGAAGTGTTCCAAGTTGATGAAGCAGGCTGCTACAGTAGATGTTATCCAGGAGAATGGAAAGTGCCAAGAAATCTTATTCATATGCAAC CATTTACAATGGAACAAGACATTCCAGACTACGACATGGATTCAGATGACGAAAAGTGGATTAATTCTCAAGCAGGAAAATTGGACATTACTCCTTTACAG TTTGAAGAAATGATGGAtagattggaaaaaaactcTGGTCAAACTGTAGTTACCCTCAATGAGGCAAAATCATTATTGAAACAAGATAATGATTACATAATTGCAGTGTACGATTATTGGCTAAACAAACGTCTAAAGATG CTCAATCCGTTGATTCCACAAGTGAAGACGGAAAAATTCGGTGGAACCGGTTCCAGTGGCAATCCGTATATCGCCTTTAGGCGCCGAACCGAAAAGATGCAAACCCGTAAACATCGGAAAAATGATGAGGCTTCCtacgaaaaaatgttgaagttgaGGAGAGACCTGAGTCGTGCGTTGTCCCTTTTGGATATGATTAAGAAACGCGAAAAGTTCAAGCGAGAAGTAGTCCACTTCGGAATCGAAGTGTACGAGAAACGATATCAGCTCTCTGATTACTCTGGACATGTCATCAATGAATTAACCTCCCAAGTTAAGCAGCAGCCTCGTCCCAACTCGGCGCCATTGTCGACCATCCAGAGCTCCAACGTTTGGGCCAACGCCATTCCTCCTTTGACTGGAAACCTTCCGTCTATACAGAGTAACAGAGGACGATCTTACAAA GATGAGCTGCTTATTCGAAAAGAACGCCGAAACTACCGGAAACGACGGCACAAGACTTCGACGACTCGTGGGGGACTAGCATCAGTCGGAGTTCCCGCACCAACAGCGTCAACAATATCAGCATCGGTTGCGTCGTCCACTCGTGGAATGAGTTGTTTCAGTGATGGACCTTCTGCCAGTTCGGAAGATGAAGTAGAGAGCGCCGTCGTCGCCTCTCACAGTGATGCCGACGAAGCAGAATCTGATATTGAGAAACAAGGCCCGTTTACATTTCGGCGGAAACTACATTGCAATTACTTGGCT CCTACCCAAGTGTCGAGTCCGTATCCATGCTACGGCCCAGAAGACGGTGGTTTGGCTGACAAGCGATTCCGCTTTTGTTTAACTTCGCTCGCGACACCTCAGCCTCGTTGCATAGGGTTAACTCGAAGGCGAATGGGACGTGGAGGAAG AGTGGTTCTTGATCGAACTTATTCCCCGTTGGAAGCTGCTTGGGGTAGTGTCGGCGATATGCCCAGTCCTCCAACTGCTTCTGAAGACTTGAAGGAAGACATTCGAACCAATTGGAGACATTTTAGACCAAGTTCACCTGCTGAGCAACAGATGGAGTCGAATTGTGTCGAACCCCCCAGTAGCAATGCTGTTGGTTCTGTTGATGTCAGTGCGGATGACAACATCGATCATTACCAAAGTGTCGATTCTCAGACTCTCGacagtttgtttttcgatGCGGGTCTTGATGGCTTCAGGGTGCCGCCAATTGAATACAGTCCGCCGTGTGTTaccaattcaaatttcaacgtCATTGGCGATTCGACGACACCTTCGGTTGGCAAAATGGATCTGGACTGGTGGAATTATTTCGATTCCGTCGAGCCAGAGGATGCCGCAAACGATACCAGTCCGCAGGAAGTGAACGGCCAGAAATCGTACACTTCGCTTCACATGAACGGAGTGGGATCACCTTCGACTGCGACCGATTCACCGTTCTGGAAAATTCCCAAGAGTGCTACCCTGCCTAACAACGATTG TTCCATGGTCAACCCGTGCTTGGGCGATTTACACACTGCTGAAGACAAGGAccaaaataatcaaacggTGGTTGATTTTCTCTTGATCGACTCTACGTTTGCTATGGAAGTCACGTGA
- the LOC124199459 gene encoding enhancer of polycomb homolog 1-like isoform X1, with protein MSTTKLSFRARALDAAKPMAVFMAHELPDLPDFTIINRAVPQMPTGMEKEEETEHHLQRAIVTGLIIPTPEVFQVDEAGCYSRCYPGEWKVPRNLIHMQRMYTILTDHIFLIMMLMFTFLTAFTMEQDIPDYDMDSDDEKWINSQAGKLDITPLQFEEMMDRLEKNSGQTVVTLNEAKSLLKQDNDYIIAVYDYWLNKRLKMLNPLIPQVKTEKFGGTGSSGNPYIAFRRRTEKMQTRKHRKNDEASYEKMLKLRRDLSRALSLLDMIKKREKFKREVVHFGIEVYEKRYQLSDYSGHVINELTSQVKQQPRPNSAPLSTIQSSNVWANAIPPLTGNLPSIQSNRGRSYKDELLIRKERRNYRKRRHKTSTTRGGLASVGVPAPTASTISASVASSTRGMSCFSDGPSASSEDEVESAVVASHSDADEAESDIEKQGPFTFRRKLHCNYLAPTQVSSPYPCYGPEDGGLADKRFRFCLTSLATPQPRCIGLTRRRMGRGGRVVLDRTYSPLEAAWGSVGDMPSPPTASEDLKEDIRTNWRHFRPSSPAEQQMESNCVEPPSSNAVGSVDVSADDNIDHYQSVDSQTLDSLFFDAGLDGFRVPPIEYSPPCVTNSNFNVIGDSTTPSVGKMDLDWWNYFDSVEPEDAANDTSPQEVNGQKSYTSLHMNGVGSPSTATDSPFWKIPKSATLPNNDCSMVNPCLGDLHTAEDKDQNNQTVVDFLLIDSTFAMEVT; from the exons ATGAGCACGACGAAGTTATCGTTTCGTGCCAGGGCTTTGGATGCCGCCAAGCCTATGGCCGTTTTCATGGCCCATGAACTGCCAGATTTACCGGATTTTACGATTATCAATCGTGCAGTCCCTCAAATGCCAACTGGcatggaaaaggaagaagaaacg GAACATCATCTGCAACGTGCCATTGTCACTGGCTTGATAATTCCCACTCCAGAAGTGTTCCAAGTTGATGAAGCAGGCTGCTACAGTAGATGTTATCCAGGAGAATGGAAAGTGCCAAGAAATCTTATTCATATGCAACGTATGTACACCATCCTAACTGATCATATTTTCCTGATAATGATGCTAATGTTTACATTTCTGACAGCATTTACAATGGAACAAGACATTCCAGACTACGACATGGATTCAGATGACGAAAAGTGGATTAATTCTCAAGCAGGAAAATTGGACATTACTCCTTTACAG TTTGAAGAAATGATGGAtagattggaaaaaaactcTGGTCAAACTGTAGTTACCCTCAATGAGGCAAAATCATTATTGAAACAAGATAATGATTACATAATTGCAGTGTACGATTATTGGCTAAACAAACGTCTAAAGATG CTCAATCCGTTGATTCCACAAGTGAAGACGGAAAAATTCGGTGGAACCGGTTCCAGTGGCAATCCGTATATCGCCTTTAGGCGCCGAACCGAAAAGATGCAAACCCGTAAACATCGGAAAAATGATGAGGCTTCCtacgaaaaaatgttgaagttgaGGAGAGACCTGAGTCGTGCGTTGTCCCTTTTGGATATGATTAAGAAACGCGAAAAGTTCAAGCGAGAAGTAGTCCACTTCGGAATCGAAGTGTACGAGAAACGATATCAGCTCTCTGATTACTCTGGACATGTCATCAATGAATTAACCTCCCAAGTTAAGCAGCAGCCTCGTCCCAACTCGGCGCCATTGTCGACCATCCAGAGCTCCAACGTTTGGGCCAACGCCATTCCTCCTTTGACTGGAAACCTTCCGTCTATACAGAGTAACAGAGGACGATCTTACAAA GATGAGCTGCTTATTCGAAAAGAACGCCGAAACTACCGGAAACGACGGCACAAGACTTCGACGACTCGTGGGGGACTAGCATCAGTCGGAGTTCCCGCACCAACAGCGTCAACAATATCAGCATCGGTTGCGTCGTCCACTCGTGGAATGAGTTGTTTCAGTGATGGACCTTCTGCCAGTTCGGAAGATGAAGTAGAGAGCGCCGTCGTCGCCTCTCACAGTGATGCCGACGAAGCAGAATCTGATATTGAGAAACAAGGCCCGTTTACATTTCGGCGGAAACTACATTGCAATTACTTGGCT CCTACCCAAGTGTCGAGTCCGTATCCATGCTACGGCCCAGAAGACGGTGGTTTGGCTGACAAGCGATTCCGCTTTTGTTTAACTTCGCTCGCGACACCTCAGCCTCGTTGCATAGGGTTAACTCGAAGGCGAATGGGACGTGGAGGAAG AGTGGTTCTTGATCGAACTTATTCCCCGTTGGAAGCTGCTTGGGGTAGTGTCGGCGATATGCCCAGTCCTCCAACTGCTTCTGAAGACTTGAAGGAAGACATTCGAACCAATTGGAGACATTTTAGACCAAGTTCACCTGCTGAGCAACAGATGGAGTCGAATTGTGTCGAACCCCCCAGTAGCAATGCTGTTGGTTCTGTTGATGTCAGTGCGGATGACAACATCGATCATTACCAAAGTGTCGATTCTCAGACTCTCGacagtttgtttttcgatGCGGGTCTTGATGGCTTCAGGGTGCCGCCAATTGAATACAGTCCGCCGTGTGTTaccaattcaaatttcaacgtCATTGGCGATTCGACGACACCTTCGGTTGGCAAAATGGATCTGGACTGGTGGAATTATTTCGATTCCGTCGAGCCAGAGGATGCCGCAAACGATACCAGTCCGCAGGAAGTGAACGGCCAGAAATCGTACACTTCGCTTCACATGAACGGAGTGGGATCACCTTCGACTGCGACCGATTCACCGTTCTGGAAAATTCCCAAGAGTGCTACCCTGCCTAACAACGATTG TTCCATGGTCAACCCGTGCTTGGGCGATTTACACACTGCTGAAGACAAGGAccaaaataatcaaacggTGGTTGATTTTCTCTTGATCGACTCTACGTTTGCTATGGAAGTCACGTGA